In Acidianus brierleyi, one genomic interval encodes:
- a CDS encoding TenA family protein codes for MNMISDKLKENNKELWERYVKHDFVVKMRNGTLNLENFRYYLIQDSKYVKIMLKSLIKASSLGPIEQTSKILTKIFQTRDKGVEVHSFLLDKLGITEKEIEKTGYSLVNYAYTRHLYYYSTIGWAEFLAAWAPCMWGYYEIGKYVIDTSNNIYKKWAEFYASDEYKSRIDIILDSLNSIDYKEELNTIFRDSINFEIMFWESALRNDETKISGIE; via the coding sequence ATTAATATGATAAGCGATAAATTAAAAGAAAATAATAAAGAATTGTGGGAAAGATATGTAAAACATGACTTTGTAGTAAAAATGAGAAATGGCACACTCAATTTGGAGAATTTCAGATATTACTTGATTCAGGATTCAAAATATGTTAAAATAATGTTAAAGAGTTTGATAAAGGCTTCTTCTTTAGGTCCTATCGAGCAAACCTCTAAAATACTTACAAAGATTTTTCAAACTAGAGATAAAGGAGTAGAAGTTCATTCTTTCTTACTAGATAAACTAGGAATTACTGAAAAAGAAATAGAGAAAACTGGATATTCTCTAGTTAACTATGCATATACTAGACATTTATATTATTATTCAACAATAGGTTGGGCAGAATTTTTAGCGGCATGGGCTCCATGTATGTGGGGATATTACGAAATTGGAAAATATGTAATAGATACTTCAAATAATATATATAAAAAATGGGCAGAATTTTATGCGTCTGATGAATATAAGAGCAGAATAGATATAATATTAGACTCGCTAAATTCTATAGATTATAAAGAAGAACTCAATACTATATTTCGCGATAGTATTAACTTTGAAATAATGTTCTGGGAATCCGCGCTGAGAAACGATGAGACAAAAATTAGTGGTATAGAATGA
- a CDS encoding RsmB/NOP family class I SAM-dependent RNA methyltransferase, translating to MEDKISLFTEAIKVILFQKIQPERAFDIAFKKLNFQGDRRSLYLSFLDIIKGFQYVSYINPELSIREKVIRAIDCDYDPLYSFPNWILERLLPILGKDGLRKIYNKFYWIRVNTLKADVDKVVRSLEAQGFTLVQDDFPFLFKVDKWYKISKTEEYKLGHIIPQDKAAVLAVKVLDPKPYETIIEIGAAPGIKTSLIQQFTDNKSRVISIDISSKRLKIQQELMKKWNVKNVELIQADGTRFPAIKGDKIFIDAPCSNSGTINADPSVYMRLTKSELMRLIQLQSRILRESSKLKKEVVYVTCSLFPEEGEKIVEKYQKYLRKINNKEDMYGYLKSKVWLRVMRTYPHIHGSEGFFIAKLCFEEDSESLLGNSYLLHKP from the coding sequence ATGGAAGATAAAATAAGTCTGTTTACTGAGGCAATTAAAGTAATATTATTTCAAAAAATACAACCAGAAAGAGCCTTTGATATAGCGTTCAAGAAATTGAATTTTCAAGGAGATAGAAGATCGTTATATTTAAGTTTCTTAGACATAATAAAAGGTTTTCAATATGTATCTTATATTAATCCTGAATTATCTATAAGAGAAAAAGTAATAAGAGCTATAGATTGTGATTATGACCCTTTATATTCATTTCCTAATTGGATTCTTGAAAGGCTTCTTCCTATACTAGGTAAAGACGGCTTAAGAAAAATCTATAATAAGTTTTACTGGATACGTGTTAACACATTAAAGGCCGATGTTGATAAAGTAGTGAGAAGCTTAGAAGCACAAGGATTCACCTTAGTTCAAGACGATTTTCCTTTCTTATTCAAAGTTGACAAATGGTATAAGATATCTAAGACAGAAGAATATAAACTGGGTCACATAATACCTCAAGATAAGGCTGCGGTACTTGCGGTTAAAGTTTTAGATCCTAAACCTTACGAAACAATTATAGAAATAGGTGCTGCTCCAGGGATAAAGACTTCATTAATTCAACAATTTACTGATAACAAATCAAGAGTAATATCTATAGATATTTCCAGTAAGAGGTTAAAAATTCAGCAAGAACTTATGAAAAAATGGAACGTGAAAAATGTAGAATTAATTCAAGCTGATGGGACTAGATTTCCTGCAATAAAAGGAGATAAGATATTTATAGATGCGCCTTGTAGTAACAGTGGAACAATTAATGCTGATCCATCAGTATATATGAGATTGACGAAATCGGAATTAATGAGACTCATACAACTTCAAAGTAGAATTTTAAGAGAGTCTTCAAAACTTAAGAAAGAAGTTGTGTATGTAACATGCTCATTATTTCCTGAGGAAGGAGAAAAAATAGTTGAAAAATACCAAAAATATTTGCGTAAGATAAATAATAAAGAAGATATGTATGGATATTTAAAAAGTAAAGTATGGTTACGAGTTATGAGAACTTATCCTCATATTCATGGGTCAGAAGGATTTTTTATTGCTAAGCTTTGTTTTGAGGAAGATTCTGAAAGTCTTCTGGGGAATTCTTACCTGTTACATAAGCCATAA
- a CDS encoding DNA double-strand break repair nuclease NurA gives MKPEETFKRLEDLAKDETEKLRKISIITDYIVDEITLGNIDLDMEIAEPEVKQHVATSVDGSMYQVDIGDIYLIIARAVKITGIYSQKREIPPEISEDFKIVSDYYGIDTAKKDAILLMLTLETNLLESCNSDIIFIDGPLVDPPVFSDQIYGKNILENLAYRRSEIFNKNYDKVVGIVKRFSQRFMINYLLSSGYSQIVNSMERFFISNLISKLRNKKGIKNNVPIILGWINWDKAFEGSVIDDLESTKIAYLKYREKLNYSIFSAYYQYDVISPISRVDVLGLNYPYNLQNFITAWGASGYSEVTILNKLADDFSEISKNEANAYAKLLFSKIKRDINPSDIVMMRRSPNDL, from the coding sequence TTGAAGCCAGAAGAAACGTTCAAGAGATTAGAAGATTTAGCAAAGGATGAGACTGAAAAATTAAGGAAAATAAGTATTATAACAGATTATATTGTAGACGAGATTACTTTAGGAAATATTGATCTAGATATGGAGATTGCTGAGCCTGAGGTTAAGCAACATGTTGCTACTAGCGTAGACGGAAGTATGTATCAAGTAGATATAGGGGATATATATTTAATAATAGCAAGAGCAGTCAAGATAACTGGTATATATTCTCAAAAGCGGGAAATTCCACCAGAAATATCAGAGGATTTCAAGATAGTTAGCGATTATTACGGTATAGATACTGCGAAAAAAGACGCTATACTTCTAATGCTAACTCTTGAAACCAACTTACTAGAATCATGCAATAGTGATATAATTTTTATTGATGGACCTTTAGTAGACCCTCCAGTTTTTAGTGACCAGATATATGGTAAAAATATACTTGAGAACTTAGCTTATCGTAGGAGTGAAATATTTAATAAAAATTATGATAAGGTAGTAGGAATAGTTAAGCGTTTTAGTCAGAGATTTATGATTAATTATTTATTATCAAGTGGATATTCTCAAATTGTAAATTCTATGGAAAGATTTTTCATTAGTAATTTAATATCTAAATTAAGGAATAAGAAAGGAATTAAAAATAACGTGCCAATTATATTAGGCTGGATTAACTGGGATAAAGCATTTGAGGGATCAGTTATCGACGATTTAGAGAGTACAAAGATAGCATATTTAAAATATAGAGAGAAATTAAACTATAGTATTTTCTCTGCATATTACCAATATGATGTAATCTCGCCAATAAGTAGAGTTGATGTTTTAGGCTTAAATTATCCATATAATTTACAAAATTTTATTACTGCATGGGGAGCAAGCGGGTACTCTGAAGTTACAATATTAAATAAATTAGCAGACGATTTTTCTGAGATTTCTAAAAACGAGGCAAACGCATACGCTAAGCTTTTGTTTTCAAAGATTAAAAGAGATATTAATCCTTCAGATATTGTGATGATGAGGAGATCACCAAATGATCTGTGA
- a CDS encoding thioredoxin domain-containing protein, whose protein sequence is MNKLANSKSAFLRESINSPINWYEWTEEAFEIAKNENKPIIVDVGASWCHWCHVMDKSYEDPDVVKIINENFIAIKVDRDEKPDLDKSLQNAVFAISGESGWPLTVFMTPDKKVFYGGTYFPPDDFYGRIGFKKLLREILNIWKNERDKINSSSISIIRHFNIEEGNTKLDFDLISSSYSAIVGAYDIEYGGIGNSMKFPHPKIDEFLLAYSAWTGDDLGKKLSLYTLKKMYYGGIFDQVGGGFHRYTVDREWLVPHFEKLLIDNAELILDYFNEYIALNDPEILDALDLSVDFVLRDLYLGEGFANSIDADSDGIEGGYYTWTENEFDEALGQKSKEAKKIFGFYQLGGEVEGRKVLRLAYDMRDISKFLNLSINETISFLRNIRDELLKYRLNSRKMPNIDDNKYTYSNCRIAESLVLSSMVSGKGLNEGLNIVNKLQKISRRLEGGQDGLIEDYASALNASIVAYEVTSQHKYLDMAIDIFNSLQKFRANDIFIDSQGDIPKNDIPNESAISLLLKGMYKLELMGYTNVSNTLKSSISDSDDPSFTAGMLLTLGSYIKGGAHIIIIDEKDGNANKLHKEAILTYYPFKAVEKVSIDDKDYVNSLIRSMMRESEGKSRAFICIGNTCSLPIFEEKDVKRLLITKL, encoded by the coding sequence ATGAACAAATTAGCTAATAGTAAAAGTGCCTTCTTAAGAGAATCCATTAATAGCCCAATAAACTGGTATGAATGGACTGAAGAAGCCTTTGAAATAGCAAAAAACGAAAATAAGCCTATAATAGTAGACGTTGGAGCTTCCTGGTGTCATTGGTGCCACGTGATGGATAAAAGTTATGAGGATCCAGATGTTGTTAAAATAATAAATGAAAATTTTATAGCAATAAAAGTAGATAGAGATGAAAAACCAGATCTTGATAAATCATTACAAAATGCTGTTTTTGCAATTTCTGGTGAATCAGGTTGGCCTTTAACCGTTTTTATGACACCAGATAAGAAAGTTTTCTACGGTGGAACGTATTTTCCTCCAGACGACTTTTACGGTAGGATTGGATTTAAAAAACTTTTAAGGGAAATACTAAATATATGGAAAAATGAAAGAGACAAAATAAATTCGTCTTCCATTTCTATAATTAGACATTTCAATATAGAAGAAGGAAATACTAAATTAGACTTCGATTTAATCTCATCGTCTTACTCTGCTATTGTAGGAGCTTATGATATAGAATATGGAGGTATAGGTAATTCAATGAAATTTCCACATCCTAAAATTGATGAATTCCTATTAGCTTACTCCGCATGGACAGGTGACGATTTAGGTAAAAAATTATCGCTATATACTTTGAAAAAAATGTATTATGGCGGAATCTTTGATCAAGTGGGCGGAGGTTTTCATAGATATACTGTTGATCGTGAATGGTTAGTTCCACATTTTGAAAAATTACTTATAGATAATGCTGAACTTATCTTAGATTATTTTAATGAATATATAGCATTAAATGATCCAGAAATATTAGACGCGCTGGATCTTTCCGTAGATTTTGTTTTGAGAGATTTATATCTAGGTGAAGGTTTTGCTAATAGCATAGACGCTGATAGCGATGGAATAGAAGGAGGATACTATACGTGGACAGAGAATGAATTTGATGAAGCTCTTGGACAAAAATCTAAAGAGGCTAAGAAAATATTCGGATTTTATCAGTTAGGAGGAGAAGTTGAGGGAAGAAAAGTACTTAGATTAGCTTACGATATGAGAGATATATCAAAATTTTTGAATTTGAGTATAAATGAAACTATATCGTTTTTACGTAATATTAGAGATGAATTATTAAAATATAGATTAAATTCTAGAAAAATGCCTAATATAGATGACAATAAATATACGTATTCTAATTGTAGAATAGCCGAATCTTTAGTTCTATCTTCTATGGTTTCTGGAAAAGGATTAAATGAAGGATTAAATATAGTAAATAAATTACAAAAAATCTCGCGAAGACTAGAAGGCGGTCAAGACGGATTAATAGAAGACTATGCATCTGCGTTAAATGCAAGTATAGTAGCTTATGAAGTAACATCCCAACATAAATATTTGGATATGGCCATTGATATTTTTAATTCTTTACAAAAATTTAGGGCCAATGATATTTTTATAGATTCTCAAGGCGATATACCAAAAAACGATATACCCAACGAATCAGCAATATCTCTTTTATTAAAAGGAATGTACAAGCTAGAACTAATGGGATATACTAACGTTAGCAATACTCTTAAAAGCTCCATTTCAGACTCTGACGATCCATCGTTCACAGCAGGAATGTTATTAACTTTAGGCTCCTATATAAAAGGTGGAGCTCATATTATTATAATAGATGAGAAAGATGGAAATGCCAATAAATTGCATAAAGAAGCTATATTAACGTATTATCCATTTAAGGCTGTAGAAAAGGTAAGTATTGATGACAAAGATTACGTTAACAGTCTGATAAGATCTATGATGAGAGAGTCTGAAGGAAAAAGTCGAGCATTTATATGCATAGGAAATACTTGTAGTTTACCTATTTTTGAAGAGAAAGATGTAAAGAGACTTCTTATAACTAAATTATAA
- a CDS encoding ATP-binding protein produces MLEDGKTVGIILQKGEANSLQAVINPFEDITSGQLFILKDNDKLSLGRLDSYEYINEFYDEKIPMLKSLIGDNNSFELLNMNTIIKGSISIIKRYNHNSTPKPGSLVKLLPEINSEISLMEFYGISDISGNIKYGKFVGSDIPLLLDLNSITMHVGIFGETGSGKSYNMRYLIYLLSNIEIKGVKTALPLVIIDANGDYSDFASINYSVVKGGRKWIKRFVIRDPINDSESRLTIDLSLFTPKDLADFIISLKFSGESLNSLQSNLLDFILSRHDIKEYNFLLGTDEGIEKLKSEFQDPSLKEIGFSYGTLRAVLSALEIFRSKMITKYKLVSNTSSINESVLELLWKNKGMLIIDFSADGSPGVDIATKQLIVSYISRLILNYLTKTKYSGSQKLIGFVIEEAQNYIPSNDYPVNASITKDTLVTLATQGRKFGVSLFLVSQRPAFVDKYVLSMLNTFFFHRIYHEDLRYVMSASGGLPESLAKSLPSLDVGYVIVNGLMSELKVPALVRIPWDPRLGSYAGSVERIDRLLIGE; encoded by the coding sequence ATGTTAGAAGATGGAAAAACTGTAGGAATAATACTGCAAAAAGGTGAAGCTAACTCATTACAAGCTGTAATTAATCCTTTTGAAGATATAACTTCAGGGCAATTATTTATCTTAAAAGATAACGATAAACTATCACTAGGTAGATTAGATAGTTATGAGTATATAAACGAATTTTATGATGAAAAAATTCCAATGTTGAAATCTTTAATTGGAGATAATAATTCATTTGAATTATTAAATATGAATACTATAATAAAAGGATCTATTAGTATAATAAAAAGATATAACCATAATTCTACTCCTAAGCCTGGATCATTAGTTAAATTATTACCCGAAATAAATAGTGAAATATCTTTAATGGAGTTCTACGGTATTTCGGATATTTCTGGGAATATAAAATATGGAAAATTTGTCGGTTCAGATATTCCATTGTTATTGGATTTAAACTCTATAACAATGCATGTAGGAATATTTGGAGAAACTGGTAGTGGTAAAAGCTATAACATGCGATATCTAATTTATTTGTTGTCTAATATCGAAATCAAAGGCGTTAAAACCGCTCTTCCATTGGTAATAATTGATGCTAACGGAGACTATTCTGACTTTGCGTCAATTAATTATTCGGTAGTTAAAGGAGGTAGAAAGTGGATAAAAAGATTCGTAATAAGAGATCCTATAAACGATAGTGAATCTAGACTTACTATAGATCTTTCTTTATTTACGCCAAAGGATTTAGCAGATTTTATAATTTCTTTAAAATTTAGTGGAGAATCCTTAAACTCTCTTCAAAGTAACTTACTAGATTTCATTTTATCTAGGCATGATATAAAGGAATATAACTTTTTGCTTGGAACTGACGAAGGCATTGAGAAGCTAAAAAGTGAATTTCAGGATCCTTCTCTAAAAGAAATAGGGTTTAGTTATGGAACTTTAAGGGCTGTATTAAGTGCATTAGAAATTTTCAGATCTAAAATGATTACAAAATATAAGCTCGTTAGTAATACTTCTAGTATTAATGAATCAGTCTTAGAGTTATTATGGAAAAATAAAGGGATGCTTATAATTGATTTTTCTGCTGATGGTTCTCCTGGAGTAGATATAGCAACAAAACAACTAATAGTAAGTTATATTTCGAGGCTCATACTTAATTATTTGACTAAAACTAAATATTCCGGATCTCAAAAACTTATAGGTTTTGTAATAGAGGAGGCTCAAAATTATATTCCTTCTAACGATTATCCAGTAAATGCCAGTATTACCAAAGATACGTTAGTCACTCTAGCGACTCAAGGTAGAAAATTTGGTGTTTCATTATTCCTGGTTAGCCAAAGGCCAGCATTCGTTGATAAATATGTATTATCTATGTTAAATACGTTCTTTTTCCATAGAATATACCATGAGGACCTTAGATACGTTATGTCAGCATCAGGGGGTTTACCAGAATCCTTAGCTAAATCGTTACCTTCATTAGATGTGGGTTACGTTATTGTAAACGGATTAATGTCAGAGCTTAAAGTTCCTGCACTTGTGAGAATACCTTGGGATCCTAGGTTAGGATCATACGCAGGTTCTGTAGAAAGAATTGATAGGCTACTTATTGGAGAATAG
- a CDS encoding DUF5591 domain-containing protein: MNCPPLKGERVIKEKGKDPFKHPVVMEWHQFFIKNWKSDKEIAFLLPCTSVKPYNRSPTHKLAYSIAKKFNLNLQFYSVSEPMLLVPREYENCYPFNSYDYPPNMMTEEEKQEFINLLSVALQKIAEFHNRIIAVLPKHHYTIVEKAEQKANIKIELHPYGKLAFKTISDTLKSIK; the protein is encoded by the coding sequence TTGAATTGTCCTCCGCTTAAGGGAGAGAGAGTAATAAAAGAAAAAGGTAAAGATCCTTTCAAACATCCAGTAGTAATGGAATGGCATCAGTTTTTTATTAAGAATTGGAAATCTGATAAGGAAATAGCGTTCTTATTGCCATGTACATCAGTAAAACCATATAATAGGTCTCCAACACATAAATTAGCATATTCTATAGCTAAGAAGTTTAATTTGAATTTGCAGTTCTATTCTGTTTCTGAACCAATGCTATTAGTTCCACGTGAATATGAAAATTGCTATCCTTTTAATTCCTATGACTATCCTCCTAATATGATGACAGAAGAGGAAAAACAAGAGTTTATTAATTTATTATCAGTAGCTCTTCAGAAAATTGCGGAATTTCATAATAGAATAATAGCAGTTTTACCTAAACATCATTATACTATAGTGGAAAAAGCTGAACAGAAAGCTAATATAAAAATAGAACTTCATCCATATGGCAAATTAGCGTTTAAAACAATTAGCGACACACTTAAGTCTATTAAATAA
- a CDS encoding P-loop NTPase fold protein: MSKTKFTDKLRFFRQIGEEIIRIKSSRESPEIIVLLADWGQGKTTFLNIIEEALLEEKRSISKINFLDILRDLQKLNEIELSDISLIDEVESGIDFAVYKEYSSSIREFWIFIKNLANSKGNKIIYLSMTPSAFYKIFSSGGQLGIMFPETYYSFLQRIKVININTPSKLEFYAMLSCLLEFNNKDDSLLRFMDLPFWTISQERRKYARFFNDIICNSFNFDNIMEYLFKSIKDSKWLNEEGETIRESNLLNFEKNMDIDEIEKFHRALLSRILYRDEIIAKLSPYVVKGFTIDYDSWVEIAGPTNIDDFVLTFLPSKTFDDSLKVFVSEELDKIVYEGFNKDDLRKILDRLKIRKIDEAYSLSWNFFESLVNTNVGGLVIDFKSREIKEKAIKFVNENLINPEREIDALYSFIKLLNNNSEEKNISEKIRLISLQLDRKYSVIVANIANESDYTRLMNILNSRERIINGLILLLNDFIKNNDDISKSIAKETDRLSIAFLALDLSTPIKRQLLYLNFMDMHPQLVKLREDIVNLRLGDLRDNISRLLNEMKSKIEVYQLPVAKGNKRPLQSVNWILFNDDIYPDKVRNVFSKVDELVNEKFRIFGSKQFSLEDIESDETLKNDIVQYMAENEIINVSNELIYYDDLPGRIVKNFTKNLSGYLYQRFGNETENMILEYLFYLSKLRDKQQLTNISKIFDTKKQTSLDFLIYMSVVSGEIINYIDRNKVINKIEEQSKEILNNIQNIDLQHGYFITAKKRGAGIRSLKDMRDSLVKFRQSAIRSLEREDFRNYIRLSFVFFTLYSLYKDFIDETEYSENIVTSIKNDMNTKINLINSARKLIGIKDNIDEEKILVEIFNSLESNFENYISDIFISIDILTKNKEMDDLRNFIQIIQKNFNNEYNNLYLIIWEAIKLSLDGIILPFPQSFRNTKLHNDALRLVDIGGSLRRLSNIISEIRKIDPEISKLREEVIRKKEEVNKLVNTLEAKISEFN; the protein is encoded by the coding sequence ATGTCTAAGACCAAATTTACAGATAAATTAAGATTTTTTAGGCAAATAGGAGAAGAAATTATAAGAATAAAAAGTTCACGTGAATCTCCAGAGATTATTGTATTATTGGCAGACTGGGGTCAAGGTAAGACTACATTTCTGAATATAATTGAAGAGGCGTTACTTGAGGAAAAAAGAAGTATAAGCAAAATAAATTTCCTAGATATATTAAGAGATTTACAAAAATTAAATGAAATAGAATTGTCTGATATCTCTTTAATAGATGAAGTAGAATCTGGAATAGATTTTGCAGTTTATAAAGAATATTCAAGCTCTATTAGAGAGTTTTGGATTTTCATTAAAAATCTTGCAAATTCTAAAGGGAATAAAATAATATATCTTTCTATGACTCCAAGTGCGTTTTATAAGATATTCTCAAGCGGCGGACAATTAGGTATTATGTTTCCTGAAACATATTATTCTTTTTTACAGAGAATAAAAGTTATAAATATTAATACACCTAGTAAATTGGAATTTTATGCTATGTTAAGCTGTTTATTGGAATTTAATAATAAAGACGATAGTCTATTAAGATTTATGGACCTACCTTTTTGGACTATATCTCAAGAGAGAAGAAAGTATGCTAGATTTTTCAATGATATAATATGTAATTCATTTAATTTTGATAATATAATGGAATACTTATTCAAGTCTATTAAAGATTCTAAGTGGCTCAATGAAGAAGGAGAAACAATTAGAGAAAGTAATTTGTTGAATTTTGAAAAAAACATGGATATAGACGAAATAGAAAAATTCCATAGAGCGTTACTTAGCAGAATCTTATACAGAGATGAAATAATAGCTAAGTTAAGTCCATACGTGGTTAAAGGATTTACAATAGATTATGATTCTTGGGTTGAAATAGCCGGTCCTACTAATATTGATGATTTCGTTTTAACTTTTTTACCGAGTAAAACTTTTGATGATAGTCTTAAGGTTTTTGTATCTGAAGAATTAGATAAAATTGTTTATGAAGGATTTAACAAAGATGACTTAAGAAAAATATTAGATAGATTAAAAATTAGAAAAATTGATGAAGCATATAGTTTGAGTTGGAATTTCTTTGAAAGTTTAGTAAATACAAACGTAGGCGGTTTAGTAATAGATTTTAAATCTAGAGAAATAAAGGAAAAAGCTATAAAGTTTGTAAACGAAAATCTTATAAATCCAGAAAGGGAAATTGATGCTTTATATTCATTTATAAAGTTATTAAATAATAATTCTGAAGAGAAAAATATTTCAGAAAAAATAAGACTGATATCTCTACAATTAGATAGAAAGTATTCTGTAATTGTTGCTAACATAGCAAATGAGAGTGATTATACTAGATTGATGAATATATTAAATTCTAGGGAAAGAATAATTAATGGGTTAATATTGCTTTTAAATGATTTTATTAAAAACAATGATGACATAAGTAAATCAATAGCTAAAGAGACAGATAGACTTTCTATAGCATTTTTAGCGCTTGATCTTTCTACTCCAATAAAGAGGCAACTACTCTATTTGAATTTCATGGACATGCATCCGCAGTTAGTAAAACTGAGAGAAGACATAGTAAATCTAAGATTAGGGGATTTGAGAGATAATATTTCAAGACTTTTAAACGAAATGAAATCCAAAATAGAAGTTTATCAATTACCAGTAGCTAAAGGAAATAAAAGACCGTTACAATCAGTTAATTGGATACTTTTTAATGATGATATATATCCTGATAAAGTACGTAATGTATTTTCTAAAGTAGATGAGCTAGTTAACGAGAAGTTTAGGATTTTTGGTTCCAAACAATTTAGCCTGGAAGATATAGAGTCTGACGAAACTCTGAAAAACGATATAGTACAATATATGGCTGAAAATGAAATAATAAATGTATCAAATGAATTAATATATTACGATGACTTACCTGGAAGAATTGTTAAAAATTTCACAAAAAATCTATCTGGTTATCTTTATCAAAGGTTTGGTAATGAAACAGAAAATATGATCTTGGAGTATCTATTTTATCTTTCAAAGCTCAGAGACAAACAACAATTGACAAACATAAGTAAAATATTTGATACGAAAAAACAGACATCATTAGATTTCTTAATATATATGTCAGTAGTAAGCGGGGAAATAATTAATTATATAGATAGAAATAAAGTTATAAATAAAATAGAGGAACAATCTAAAGAAATATTAAATAATATACAAAACATTGATTTACAGCACGGCTATTTTATTACTGCTAAAAAAAGAGGCGCGGGGATAAGAAGCTTAAAAGATATGAGGGATTCATTAGTTAAGTTTAGGCAGAGCGCTATTAGATCTTTGGAGCGTGAGGATTTTCGTAATTATATTAGATTATCTTTTGTATTTTTTACATTATATTCACTATATAAAGATTTTATTGATGAAACAGAATACTCAGAAAATATAGTAACTAGTATTAAAAATGATATGAACACTAAAATCAATCTAATAAATTCCGCTAGGAAACTTATTGGAATAAAAGATAACATAGATGAAGAAAAAATTCTAGTAGAGATATTTAATTCTTTAGAATCTAATTTTGAAAATTATATTTCAGATATCTTTATCTCTATTGATATATTAACTAAGAATAAAGAAATGGATGATTTAAGGAATTTTATTCAAATAATACAGAAAAACTTTAATAATGAATATAACAATTTATACTTAATAATATGGGAAGCTATTAAATTGAGTCTAGACGGAATAATTTTACCATTCCCGCAATCGTTTAGAAATACCAAATTACATAACGATGCTTTAAGGTTAGTTGATATAGGAGGCAGTTTAAGAAGGCTTAGTAACATAATTTCAGAGATAAGAAAGATAGATCCTGAAATATCTAAATTAAGGGAAGAAGTGATAAGAAAGAAGGAAGAAGTAAACAAGTTAGTTAATACATTAGAGGCGAAGATTAGTGAATTTAACTGA
- a CDS encoding SDR family NAD(P)-dependent oxidoreductase — MRLKNKNILIIGVSKGLGYALAYFLLQEGANVIINSGNEIKLREISEKLKQYGTIDYLQGRISSKENAKEIIEKAFNKLGKLDGLAILIGGYIEDTIENLSGLDEMITNNIKLPLYIVSAAENYLNRNSAIVLVSALRGIDKALPNQLSYSISKAGTAKAVEILASELIKKEIRVVGIAPSWIYGEFEIGRNWKSLRKLGDVKAPPEDFARVIVWLMTEEAEWVNGVVIPVDGGVRLI, encoded by the coding sequence ATGAGACTCAAGAACAAGAATATATTAATAATAGGTGTAAGCAAAGGATTAGGTTACGCTTTAGCATACTTTTTGTTACAAGAAGGTGCAAATGTGATAATAAATTCAGGTAATGAGATTAAATTGAGAGAAATTTCAGAAAAACTAAAGCAGTATGGAACTATAGATTATTTGCAAGGAAGAATATCATCTAAAGAAAACGCAAAAGAGATCATAGAAAAAGCATTTAATAAACTAGGAAAGCTAGATGGATTAGCCATACTTATAGGAGGATATATTGAAGATACTATAGAAAATTTATCAGGATTAGATGAGATGATAACAAATAATATTAAATTGCCTTTATATATAGTATCTGCTGCAGAGAATTATCTAAATAGAAATTCTGCTATAGTTCTAGTATCGGCTCTAAGAGGTATAGACAAGGCACTACCTAATCAGCTATCTTATTCTATATCTAAAGCAGGTACTGCAAAAGCAGTAGAGATTTTAGCTTCAGAGTTAATAAAAAAGGAAATAAGAGTTGTGGGCATAGCACCTAGTTGGATTTATGGGGAGTTTGAAATTGGCAGAAACTGGAAAAGTCTAAGAAAACTTGGAGATGTAAAAGCACCTCCAGAAGATTTTGCTAGAGTAATAGTATGGTTAATGACTGAAGAAGCAGAATGGGTAAATGGTGTAGTCATACCAGTAGATGGTGGGGTGAGATTAATATGA